Proteins from a single region of Sphingomonas morindae:
- a CDS encoding class II 3-deoxy-7-phosphoheptulonate synthase, which translates to MATHWAPASWRAHEARQLPDYPDPAALAAAEQRIAGFPPLVFAGEARALTAELARVAEGRGFLLQGGDCAESFAEFHPNTIRDTFRVLLQMAVVLTYASKLPVVKVGRMAGQFAKPRSAPLEEQDGVALPSYRGDNVNDIAFTPEARRPDPERMIRGYNQSAATLNLLRAFAQGGYATLQQVHAWTLDFMGRSPWAERYQLLADRIGDALDFMAACGLNPETVPQLKGTNFYTSHEGLLLPYEQAMTRQDSLTGDWYDTSAHMIWIGDRTRFEGSAHVEFVRGIGNPIGIKVGPSLAPDTLLRLLDQIDPARQPGRITLITRYGHDAIEQGLPPLVRAVKREGRPVVWSCDPMHGNVVKAANGYKTRPFERILAEVRGFFAVHRAEGTHGGGIHIEMTGQNVTECTGGAVAITDEGLAARYHTHCDPRLNAHQALELAFLVADMINAEMRERERHAA; encoded by the coding sequence ATGGCCACCCACTGGGCCCCTGCGAGCTGGCGCGCCCACGAAGCCCGGCAGCTGCCGGACTATCCCGATCCCGCGGCGCTCGCCGCCGCCGAGCAGCGCATCGCGGGCTTTCCGCCGCTGGTCTTCGCCGGCGAGGCGCGCGCGCTCACCGCCGAGCTGGCGCGCGTGGCCGAGGGCCGGGGATTTCTGCTCCAGGGGGGCGATTGCGCTGAGAGTTTCGCGGAATTCCACCCCAACACCATCCGCGACACGTTCCGCGTGCTGCTGCAGATGGCGGTGGTGCTCACCTATGCGTCCAAGCTGCCGGTGGTGAAGGTGGGGCGCATGGCGGGCCAGTTCGCCAAGCCGCGCTCGGCGCCGCTCGAGGAGCAGGATGGCGTCGCCCTGCCCAGCTATCGCGGCGACAATGTCAACGACATCGCCTTCACGCCCGAGGCGCGCCGGCCCGATCCGGAGCGGATGATCCGCGGCTACAACCAGTCCGCCGCGACGCTCAACCTGCTGCGCGCCTTCGCCCAAGGCGGCTATGCGACGCTGCAGCAGGTCCATGCCTGGACGCTCGACTTCATGGGCCGCAGCCCATGGGCGGAACGCTACCAGCTGCTCGCCGACCGGATCGGCGACGCGCTCGATTTCATGGCCGCGTGCGGGCTCAATCCCGAAACCGTGCCGCAGCTCAAGGGCACCAATTTCTACACCAGCCATGAGGGGCTGCTGCTGCCCTACGAGCAGGCGATGACGCGCCAGGATTCGCTCACCGGCGACTGGTACGACACGTCCGCGCACATGATCTGGATCGGCGACCGCACGCGCTTCGAGGGTTCGGCCCATGTCGAATTCGTGCGCGGCATCGGCAATCCGATCGGCATCAAGGTCGGGCCGAGCCTCGCGCCCGACACGCTGCTGCGCCTGCTCGACCAGATCGATCCGGCGCGCCAGCCCGGCCGGATCACGCTGATCACGCGCTACGGCCATGACGCGATCGAGCAGGGCCTGCCGCCGCTCGTGCGCGCGGTCAAGCGCGAGGGGCGGCCCGTCGTCTGGTCGTGCGATCCGATGCACGGCAATGTCGTCAAGGCCGCCAATGGCTACAAGACCCGCCCGTTCGAGCGAATCCTCGCCGAGGTGCGCGGCTTCTTCGCCGTGCATCGCGCCGAGGGCACGCATGGCGGCGGCATCCATATCGAGATGACCGGCCAGAATGTCACCGAATGCACCGGCGGCGCGGTGGCGATCACCGACGAGGGGCTGGCGGCGCGCTACCACACCCATTGCGATCCGCGGCTCAACGCCCATCAGGCGCTCGAACTCGCCTTTCTGGTCGCCGACATGATCAACGCGGAGATGCGCGAGCGCGAACGCCACGCGGCCTGA
- a CDS encoding DUF389 domain-containing protein, which produces MLARVAEESGWSPRFAFMTMMSAGIAELGLLLSSPAVVIGAMLISPLMNPILGFGFSLALFDFRELRRSLKALAIGAVAAVTFTALLVLASPLQAPTAEIVARTRPNLFDLAVALFAALAGTFAIIRGRGDTIVGVAIATALMPPLAVVGYGIATRNAPVGMGAFALFVTNFITIALSATVMARFYGFGHYLSRRQGWLQTILLTLVFVVMAIPLGVSLNRIGREAVATSQARSLLSDRFGSAARVTQLDIDFTARPIVVRAVVITPRRSMQKTHAIQAALARTLGRPVRLNLDQILLGAGADALAAQREELRQAGEAPNTAAQRVTDLANSVALITGIAPDAVTIDRDHHRAVAAAALLPGATVATYRALEQRAAEQSEDWDVVIVPPQGPLPPIIFADGADTLDARARDAVAASAWAAHRWNVGSLAVPALPADGATPSRPTLAQRRALAVAALLLQAGIAAEPAPPAGRQFSLTPVAGNAP; this is translated from the coding sequence GTGCTGGCGCGCGTTGCTGAAGAGAGCGGCTGGAGTCCGCGCTTCGCCTTCATGACGATGATGTCGGCGGGGATCGCCGAACTGGGGCTGCTGCTCTCGTCGCCGGCGGTGGTGATCGGCGCCATGCTGATCTCGCCGCTCATGAACCCGATCCTCGGTTTCGGATTCAGCCTCGCGCTGTTCGACTTTCGCGAGTTGCGTCGATCGCTGAAGGCGCTGGCGATCGGCGCCGTCGCGGCCGTGACCTTCACCGCGCTCCTGGTGCTCGCCTCCCCGTTGCAGGCGCCGACGGCCGAGATCGTCGCGCGGACCCGGCCCAATCTGTTTGACCTTGCCGTTGCGCTCTTCGCCGCGCTGGCCGGAACCTTCGCGATCATCCGCGGCCGCGGCGACACGATCGTCGGTGTGGCGATCGCGACCGCGCTGATGCCGCCGCTGGCGGTGGTCGGCTATGGCATCGCCACGCGCAACGCGCCGGTCGGCATGGGCGCCTTCGCGCTGTTCGTCACGAACTTCATCACCATCGCGCTGTCGGCGACCGTGATGGCGCGCTTCTACGGCTTCGGCCATTATCTGTCGCGACGGCAGGGTTGGCTGCAGACCATCCTCCTGACGCTTGTCTTCGTCGTGATGGCGATCCCGCTCGGCGTTTCGCTCAATCGTATCGGTCGCGAGGCCGTGGCGACGTCACAGGCGCGTTCGCTGCTCTCCGATCGGTTCGGCTCCGCGGCGCGCGTGACCCAACTCGATATAGACTTCACCGCGCGGCCGATCGTCGTGCGCGCGGTCGTCATCACGCCGCGCCGCTCGATGCAGAAGACGCACGCGATCCAAGCCGCACTCGCCAGAACGCTGGGCCGGCCGGTGCGACTGAACCTCGACCAGATTCTGCTCGGCGCCGGTGCTGACGCACTGGCCGCGCAGCGCGAGGAGCTGCGCCAGGCCGGAGAGGCTCCGAACACGGCGGCGCAGCGGGTGACCGATCTCGCGAACAGCGTCGCGCTGATTACCGGCATCGCGCCCGACGCGGTGACGATCGATCGCGACCATCACCGCGCGGTGGCCGCCGCCGCCCTATTGCCGGGCGCGACCGTCGCCACCTATCGCGCGCTGGAACAGCGTGCCGCGGAGCAGAGCGAGGATTGGGACGTCGTCATCGTCCCGCCGCAGGGCCCGCTGCCGCCCATCATTTTTGCCGACGGTGCGGACACGCTCGATGCCCGTGCGCGCGACGCCGTCGCGGCTTCGGCCTGGGCCGCGCATCGGTGGAACGTCGGCTCCCTCGCGGTGCCAGCCTTGCCCGCCGACGGCGCGACGCCCAGCCGACCCACCCTCGCGCAGCGCCGCGCGCTGGCCGTGGCGGCGCTGTTGCTCCAGGCGGGTATCGCCGCAGAGCCGGCGCCGCCGGCGGGACGGCAGTTCAGCCTGACGCCGGTCGCGGGAAATGCGCCATGA
- a CDS encoding cation:proton antiporter — MSGDIGLTELGTLLIVASLVAMVSRRIGLPYTAGLVLAGIGLAYLPIGADLPLSRELIFNVFLPPLIFEAALQLRWSRFKTDMPLTVVLAFFGVAISAVSVAAGMHLLLGWSLLGAAFFGVLIAATDPVSVIAAFKEMKAEPRLSMVVESESLLNDGVAAVGFAILVGIANGEALTPSGAALALLWTVAGGVAIGAMIGLAVLTIAGRTTDHLVEVTLTTVVAWGSFLLAEHVHASGVFAALAAGLIVGNVGPRGSISVAGHQHVQDFWAYAAFLANSCLFLLIGSHEAHQPITLVSAPLALAIVLTLIGRAAAVYPLALPFARSGLRLPVTYQHVLVWGGLRGAVGLALALAVPAGVAERGQIVVITFGVVAFSIFAQGLTMPRLLRRWHLTGSDADEH; from the coding sequence ATGAGCGGCGATATCGGCCTCACCGAACTCGGCACGCTTCTCATCGTCGCCTCGCTGGTGGCGATGGTGTCGCGGCGGATCGGCCTTCCCTATACGGCCGGCCTGGTGCTCGCCGGGATCGGCCTTGCCTATCTGCCGATCGGTGCCGACCTGCCGCTCTCGCGCGAGCTGATCTTCAACGTCTTCCTGCCGCCGCTCATCTTCGAGGCGGCGCTGCAGCTCCGCTGGTCACGCTTCAAGACGGATATGCCGTTGACGGTCGTGCTCGCCTTTTTCGGCGTCGCGATCAGTGCCGTTTCGGTCGCGGCCGGCATGCACCTGTTGCTCGGCTGGAGCCTGCTCGGCGCGGCCTTTTTCGGGGTGCTGATCGCGGCGACCGATCCGGTGTCGGTGATCGCCGCCTTCAAGGAGATGAAGGCCGAGCCGCGCCTCAGCATGGTAGTCGAGTCCGAGAGCCTGCTCAACGACGGCGTCGCGGCGGTCGGCTTCGCGATCCTCGTCGGCATCGCCAATGGCGAGGCGCTGACGCCGTCGGGTGCCGCGCTGGCGCTGCTGTGGACGGTGGCCGGCGGCGTCGCGATCGGCGCCATGATCGGCCTTGCCGTCCTGACCATCGCCGGCCGGACGACGGACCATCTGGTCGAGGTGACCTTGACGACCGTGGTCGCCTGGGGCTCGTTCCTGCTGGCCGAGCATGTCCATGCATCCGGCGTGTTCGCGGCGCTGGCGGCGGGGCTCATCGTCGGCAATGTCGGGCCGCGCGGCTCGATCTCGGTCGCTGGTCACCAGCATGTGCAGGATTTCTGGGCCTATGCCGCCTTCCTCGCCAATTCCTGCCTGTTCCTGCTGATCGGCAGCCATGAGGCGCACCAGCCGATCACGCTGGTCTCGGCGCCGCTGGCCCTCGCCATCGTCCTGACGCTGATCGGCCGCGCCGCCGCGGTCTACCCGCTGGCGCTGCCGTTCGCGCGGTCCGGGCTGCGGCTGCCGGTGACGTATCAGCATGTGCTGGTCTGGGGCGGGCTGAGGGGCGCGGTGGGGCTGGCGCTGGCGCTGGCGGTGCCTGCCGGCGTCGCCGAGCGCGGCCAGATCGTCGTCATCACCTTCGGCGTGGTCGCCTTCTCGATCTTCGCGCAAGGGCTGACGATGCCGCGTCTGCTCCGCCGCTGGCATTTGACCGGTTCCGACGCGGACGAACACTGA